From the Calonectris borealis chromosome 12, bCalBor7.hap1.2, whole genome shotgun sequence genome, one window contains:
- the C12H16orf87 gene encoding UPF0547 protein C16orf87 homolog: MSSSRAKKVKMATKSCPECDQQVPVACKSCPCGYIFISRKLLHAKRAERSPPITENKSEAKRRRTERVKREKINSAVNKDLENRKRSRSNSHSDHSRRGRGRPKSASAKKHEEEREKQEKEVDMYANLSDEKAFVFSVALAEINRKIINQRLIL; the protein is encoded by the exons ATGTCCTCGAGCAGGGCCAAGAAAGTGAAGATGGCCACCAAGTCCTGCCCGGAGTGCGACCAGCAG GTTCCTGTTGCATGTAAATCATGTCCCTGTGGCTACATATTTATTAGTCGAAAACTCTTGCATGCTAAACGTGCTGAGAGATCGCCACCCATCACAG AAAACAAGAGTGAGGCCAAAAGGAGACGGACAGAGAGAGTTAAGCGAGAGAAGATAAATTCTGCAGTAAATAAAGACTTAGAAAACCGAAAAAGATCCAGGTCTAACAGCCATTCAGATCATAGCagacgaggaagaggaagacCTAAGAGTGCCTCAGCCAAAAAGCACGAGGAAGAAAGAG agaaacaagaaaaagaagttgaCATGTATGCTAACCTTTCAGATGAAAAGGCCTTCGTATTTTCAGTGGCCTTGGcggaaataaacagaaaaattatcaATCAAAGACTTATTCTGTAA